One part of the Glycine max cultivar Williams 82 chromosome 14, Glycine_max_v4.0, whole genome shotgun sequence genome encodes these proteins:
- the LOC100777639 gene encoding patatin-like protein 2 — translation MEATKELVSPIPCDDGHLVTVLSIDGGGIRGIIPGIILGFLESELQKLDGDHVRLADYFDVIAGTSTGGLVTAMLTAPNENNRPLYAAKDIKNFYLEHTPKIFPQNKCWNLFSSMVKFTRTLFGPQYNGKYLHRLIREKLGETKLHQTLTNVVIPAFDIKRLQPTIFSSFQLKKRPDLNASLSDICISTSAAPTYLPAHSFETKTHHGVSKFDLIDGGVAANNPALVAMAEVTNQICHEGPCDSLNVEPMQYDKFLVISLGTGSQKQEMKYSALEAAQWGILSWVTTANGGTPLIDAFSQASADMVDFHISSLVRALNSEHNYLRIQDDTLIGDMSSVDMATEKNLNDLVKVGESLLKKPVSKVNLKTGVYEPVKSYETNEEALKGFAERLSKQKQFRKSQMSANANP, via the exons ATGGAAGCAACGAAAGAACTTGTATCTCCAATTCCATGCGATGATGGACACCTTGTTACCGTTCTTAGTATTGATGGGGGTGGCATTCGGGGAATCATTCCAGGAATTATACTTGGCTTCCTCGAATCAGAACTTCAG AAGCTAGATGGAGACCATGTAAGATTGGCAGATTACTTTGATGTGATTGCGGGAACAAGTACTGGAGGATTAGTGACTGCAATGCTCACTGCTCCAAATGAAAATAACCGACCCTTGTATGCAGCCAAGGATATTAAGAATTTCTACCTTGAGCATACCCCAAAAATCTTCCCACAAAATAA gtgctGGAATTTATTCTCATCTATGGTGAAGTTCACAAGAACTCTGTTTGGACCACAATACAACGGCAAGTACTTACACAGGCTTATTAGGGAAAAATTAGGAGAAACAAAATTGCACCAAACTTTGACCAATGTCGTCATCCCAGCATTTGACATCAAGCGCCTTCAACCTACCATCTTTTCCAGCTTCCAG cTGAAGAAGAGGCCAGATTTGAATGCATCGTTGTCTGATATATGCATTTCAACTTCGGCAGCTCCAACATATCTTCCAGCTCATTCCTTTGAAACCAAAACCCACCACGGTGTCAGCAAATTCGACCTTATAGACGGTGGCGTTGCTGCAAATAACCCG GCACTGGTGGCCATGGCAGAAGTTACGAACCAAATATGTCATGAAGGGCCATGTGATAGCTTAAATGTGGAACCGATGCAATACGACAAGTTTTTGGTGATATCATTGGGAACAGGTTCTCagaaacaagaaatgaaatACAGTGCTCTTGAAGCAGCTCAATGGGGTATCTTGAGTTGGGTAACCACAGCCAATGGTGGCACCCCTTTGATTGATGCATTTAGTCAAGCCAGTGCTGACATGGTTGACTTTCATATCTCTTCCCTTGTTCGTGCACTCAATTCTGAGCATAACTACCTCCGAATCCAG GACGATACATTAATTGGGGACATGTCTTCTGTTGACATGGCTACGGAGAAGAATTTGAATGATCTCGTCAAAGTTGGGGAGTCATTATTAAAGAAGCCGGTTTCAAAGGTTAACTTGAAGACGGGCGTTTATGAACCTGTTAAATCTTATGAAACAAACGAAGAAGCCTTGAAGGG GTTTGCGGAACGACTATCCAAACAGAAGCAATTTCGTAAATCTCAAATGTCCGCTAATGCAaatccttga